gctggtggtgtaaaatacgacgatggactgcgaatattggaagcgcttgctgcaacaagtttacgtagcataagttatgcaaaagaagtagcaggcgtgcgtgaaattgttgcaaatgatttatctaaggtggcagtagattccattagcgtaaatatgcgacacaatggagtggaacatttaattgtgccaagcgaaggggatgcaatgtaggtttgatatacgaatcaatagctagtgatttaactgtaataatcaataataaaattcgcaataggactctcatgtacctttcaacttcatatgagaagcgtttcgatgttatagacctagatccttatggttgtccgaatcgctttctggatggcgctatacaatcactgacgagtgggggttcattacttgtaactgcgaatgatatggctgtgctggcaggcaatacgcctgaagcctgcaatgccaaatatagttctgtgcctttgcgtatgaaatgctgccatgagatgggattgcgtatactattgcattgcattgaaacgcactctaatcgttatggaaaatatattgagccacttttgagcatttctgccaatttttatatacgcgtatttgtgcgtatgcatagtagtcaagcgaagtgtaaatatagtatgaggttggtatacagcattttggccttttaccacaatccaattacttaccatatctttatattatgaacacagcaaacaatgaatggtatttcaatgcactggttgtgatacctatacgctacagcctatgggtattgtaaaaagcaagatctcagataaaggcaatgcggaagaaaaattcggtataccaactggaccaaatgttaatacaaattgtgcgcattgcggtgataaacatcatgtaagtttcaactatcccacttaagtatttaaactcgaataaaTCAAATATTTTCCTTCTTAATttgtgcttaaccgtttaaacggttatgtccgttcaaaaaggcgcgtcagtcgctctttcagagggttaactggcaccaattgttcacaccaaattgtttcttatattcccaaatatagatgggcggtccactttggtcgcatcccatacatgatccaacgtttgttgaagaattgctacaaatcatagaagaaaaaccGCTCAGTGATTTGGACACAACGTCGTTTAAAATGTGTGTTATCGGCGGTATGCCTGAaattgtattgggtacatgagtttttatgtaaaaaatattcatcatatccaacatcaatacctcgcattcaattgtggacgctgtacgcactacattgggttcacgtaatattgacaagcatattgttgattccagtggtaaggccacaatttcaaatgatggggcaaccattaagaaactattggataaaataataacacaacgtagcgtgctcaagtggtataagcttatctggaaaagatatttcgtaacgaaaaccctggaagattaccgtgccttgtctgctgtggttcaacaaaatataacttggatgtttgttgctctttttcaattttcctgaatacaaatgtctggattggaaaaatttcaagcaaataaagcttggcgtgcaaaagtcaagaaattacttgtcatgcaacggtaaatgcttataaatatatcattaaaattgcatgcttgtttatgatgagccattcgagtgagcatggagatggatgttttaaatactgtagagtaaattggcttactatataagaatttgaaatttttccaaatctttgactaaaaagtagctactagcttgtagaactttattactttacttttaaaaagataaatcactttagcatggtgttatatacctattattaaaaattaatacaaacaatatcttcaacatttttttctcgattcacgaacacatttagaaaggctacaacgcctactaaagagccggtatcttgccaacgctttagcttggatttagaggaggatctacaaactttgctagaagcacgcgcagctcctcatgtagcgaatgtggatcaacacgaaagcaacgttgctgttagcggaaatgcaatgaacaaactatttgaaatggaggatgaaaataaatccaacaatgcaaacactataaagaggattccttataatttttcaactaagGCATCTTGTGACGTACTATATTTAAATGCCAACAGCAACGTACGTCTGATGAAAGTTTTATGtctttggaaaaaatgtgtgataaaacagcatccgatcctgacagcacactatttaagtacatacatagcgagaacaaggatatggttaaagaatatgctaaaaagcgcagcgccgatggaaactattttaaaatcccttgtaaacaaggtaagtgaatatacaacatattgaaagttgataagattgcgtgttataaatttaataatataatcttagaactacaagaaatagatgaagaagcacaa
The Eurosta solidaginis isolate ZX-2024a chromosome 5, ASM4086904v1, whole genome shotgun sequence DNA segment above includes these coding regions:
- the LOC137234009 gene encoding uncharacterized protein isoform X1; its protein translation is MRKKNSVYQLDQMLIQIVRIAVINIIKATTPTKEPVSCQRFSLDLEEDLQTLLEARAAPHVANVDQHESNVAVSGNAMNKLFEMEDENKSNNANTIKRIPYNFSTKASCDVLYLNANSNVRLMKVLCLWKKCVIKQHPILTAHYLSTYIARTRIWLKNMLKSAAPMETILKSLVNKNYKK
- the LOC137234009 gene encoding uncharacterized protein isoform X2 is translated as MSGLEKFQANKAWRAKVKKLLVMQRKATTPTKEPVSCQRFSLDLEEDLQTLLEARAAPHVANVDQHESNVAVSGNAMNKLFEMEDENKSNNANTIKRIPYNFSTKASCDVLYLNANSNVRLMKVLCLWKKCVIKQHPILTAHYLSTYIARTRIWLKNMLKSAAPMETILKSLVNKNYKK
- the LOC137234009 gene encoding tRNA (guanine(26)-N(2))-dimethyltransferase-like isoform X4, producing the protein MRHNGVEHLIVPSEGDAMTLMYLSTSYEKRFDVIDLDPYGCPNRFLDGAIQSLTSGGSLLVTANDMAVLAGNTPEACNAKYSSVPLRMKCCHEMGLRILLHCIETHSNRYGKYIEPLLSISANFYIRVFVRMHSSQAKCKYSMSKQ